A section of the Labrus bergylta chromosome 21, fLabBer1.1, whole genome shotgun sequence genome encodes:
- the nlrc3 gene encoding NLR family CARD domain-containing protein 3, whose product MERRELYDSILDRSKRIMWQDDCYMDLQTTSSSLASQTENKDLCWIQKHQEQLQRFITTSFLDGIVTHLRRVEVLTATEETKIKEAGQLQDQVIMLTTIISGKDSQGTDAFRGFIESSDSLPAQLIINHDSMVKEHKEVLLRQYEQHRDRDSVSCPKLNISSRNLLLVDGLSDLQQKEHDLMQVGVTRGGKRNHLRQLGLAKLLEPLTRVSLPPRVSVTVGVAGIGKTTWVRHFVRQWCQGAYYTDVSFILPFTFCELNSLEKLSAERLVKMAFPHLTDPSLVLSSSCRTLFILDGLDEFRCTLNFSDAASCNDPKKEVSIDDLVTNLIRGNLLPDVAVWVTARPGVASLIPGGLVDRVTEIPGFSQKDIQLFLDHHFSEKEYANKIWPHLESHNILMVMCYIPGICWIVADTLMYIMQSGTQESLPRTFTELFAHFCSMKAEVGEPRGREPVKIEQLHGGNRKLLGNLGRLAFYGLLKHKYTFSEQDLRAYGIDPLLTQCSLGAGVLVREESVIYTTFRFTHLTLQEFLAATFYHVSSKRAIFDLFSESTMSWPKIGFQNHFRSALQHSQQAEDGHLDVFVRFLTGLLSSGVVKPLAGLLALGKDDGNQKAWAAGFLQGLLVNGGAVVSLRAVNLAYCLQELQHTELLRSVEEGLQLRSLAGKLTRAHCVVLGYLLHVSPECSEQTNLTGSLTYSTVKCLLPQLLYCSHLRLESNQFKDDVMELLGSLLSAKDCHIQKISLAENAISSKGAKALSRALLVNRTLMSLNLRNNNIGSKGAKFLAEALKMNQVLVSVNFQNNAIEEEGARALAEVLQCNRKLVSLNLQKNMIGAGGAKRIADALKANLTLTKLILCSNQLGDKGTIALAEALTVNHTLLSLQLQSNSISNKGMTALTKALRSNRGLLSLNLRENSIGVEGAKNMAYALRENHSLQDLDLTANLLHDEGVQAIAGAIKLNQGLISLHLQWNFIKSSATKALADALASNTVMQLLDLQENAIGNEGVIFLAEALKTNASLRTLCLQGVSAGTSGAIAMADALTMNQTLQTLDLRGNTVGMEGAKKLANALKSNRSLKSLNLQENSLGMDGAIFIATALKGNHQLTYISLQGNGIGESGAKVISDAITANAPGCVVDI is encoded by the exons ATGGAGAGGAGGGAACTTTACGATTCTATCCTGGACCGAAGCAAACGTATTATGTGGCAGGACGACTGCTACATGGATCTTCAAACTACGTCTTCTTCACTCGCttcacaaactgaaaataaag ATCTTTGTTGGATCCAAAAGCATCAAGAACAGCTGCAAAGATTTATTACCACGTCCTTCTTGGATGGGATCGTAACCCACCTGAGAAGGGTTGAAGTGCTGACTGCAACTGAGGAAACCAAGATCAAGGAAGCAGGCCAGCTTCAGGACCAGGTTATCATGCTCACAACCATTATATCTGGAAAGGACAGTCAAGGGACTGATGCCTTCCGAGGCTTCATAGAGAGCTCAGACTCTCTGCCGGCCCAGCTCATCATAAACCACG ATTCCATGGTGAAAGAGCACAAAGAGGTGCTGTTAAGACAATACgaacagcacagagacagagattcAGTTAGCTGCCCCAAGTTGAACATCTCCTCAAGAAACTTACTTCTAGTTGATGGACTCTCTGACCTTCAGCAAAAGGAACATGACTTAATGCAGGTGGGGGTGACTCGAGGAGGGAAAAGAAATCACCTCAGACAGTTGGGGCTGGCTAAACTCCTGGAGCCCCTGACTCGTGTTAGTTTACCTCCCAGAGTCTCAGTCACAGTTGGCGTTGCAGGTATTGGAAAGACTACCTGGGTCCGACACTTCGTCAGACAGTGGTGCCAGGGGGCCTACTATACAGATGTGAGCTTCATCTTGCCTTTCACTTTTTGTGAGCTCAACTCATTGGAGAAACTGTCTGCAGAGAGGCTGGTGAAAATGGCCTTCCCTCATTTAACAGACCCCAGTCTGGTCTTGAGCAGCTCCTGTCGCACACTGTTCATACTGGATGGTTTGGATGAATTCCGCTGCACTTTAAATTTCTCTGATGCAGCATCCTGTAACGACCCAAAGAAAGAGGTTTCCATTGATGACTTAGTAACAAACCTCATTCGAGGGAATCTGCTTCCTGATGTAGCAGTGTGGGTAACAGCAAGGCCAGGAGTGGCCTCCCTTATCCCTGGAGGATTAGTTGACAGAGTGACCGAGATCCCAGGATTCAGCCAGAAGGATATTCAGCTCTTCCTTGACCATCACTTCTCTGAAAAGGAATATGCCAATAAAATATGGCCGCATTTGGAGTCCCACAACATCTTGATGGTGATGTGCTACATACCTGGAATCTGCTGGATAGTAGCTGATACTCTGATGTACATTATGCAGAGTGGAACACAAGAGAGCCTTCCAAGAACTTTTACTGAGCTGTTTGCTCACTTCTGTTCTATGAAGGCGGAAGTGGGTGAACCAAGAGGAAGGGAGCCTGTAAAAATAGAGCAGCTTCATGGTGGCAATCGTAAACTGCTGGGCAACCTTGGGCGACTTGCATTTTATGGTCTCCTGAAACACAAGTACACCTTCAGTGAGCAGGACCTCAGAGCCTATGGGATAGATCCACTGCTAACTCAATGTAGTCTTGGTGCTGGAGTTCTTGTCAGAGAGGAATCTGTCATTTACACAACATTCAGGTTTACCCATTTGACTTTGCAGGAGTTTCTTGCAGCTACTTTCTACCATGTCTCCTCCAAGCGGGCCATCTTCGATTTATTCTCAGAGAGCACCATGTCTTGGCCCAAGATCGGTTTTCAGAACCACTTTAGGAGTGCCTTGCAGCACTCGCAACAAGCTGAAGATGGGCACTTGGATGTGTTTGTGCGCTTCCTGACAGGCCTGCTGTCCTCAGGGGTAGTCAAACCTCTTGCTGGCCTTCTGGCCCTTGGGAAGGATGATGGCAATCAGAAGGCTTGGGCAGCAGGGTTTTTACAAGGCCTTTTGGTCAACGGGGGTGCTGTGGTATCCCTGCGAGCAGTCAACCTGGCTTATTGTTTACAGGAGCTGCAACATACAGAGCTGCTGCGGAGTGTAGAGGAGGGTTTACAACTCCGCAGTCTGGCAGGGAAGTTAACAAGGGCTCACTGTGTCGTGCTAGGCTACCTGCTGCATGTGTCGCCAGAGTGCAGTGAACAGACCAACTTAACAGGCTCTTTGACTTACTCAACAGTGAAGTGTTTGCTCCCACAGCTGCTGTACTGCAGCCATCTCAG GTTAGAGAGTAATCAATTCAAAGATGATGTCATGGAATTGCTTGGAAGCCTCCTGAGTGCTAAGGACTGCCACATCCAAAAAATAAG TTTAGCAGAGAATGCCATCAGCAGCAAAGGAGCCAAAGCCCTGAGTCGAGCCCTCTTGGTGAACCGGACACTGATGTCACTTAA TCTCCGGAACAACAACATCGGCTCTAAAGGTGCAAAGTTCCTGGCTGAGGCACTTAAAATGAACCAAGTTCTGGTTTCAGTTAA CTTTCAGAACAATGCCATTGAGGAGGAAGGTGCTCGGGCCCTTGCAGAAGTACTACAGTGCAACCGCAAACTGGTGTCTCTAAA TTTGCAGAAGAATATGATCGGAGCAGGAGGAGCCAAGAGGATTGCAGATGCACTGAAGGCAAACCTGACGCTCACAAAGCTGAT tctTTGTAGTAACCAGCTGGGGGACAAAGGAACAATCGCTCTTGCAGAGGCTCTGACAGTCAACCACACTTTGCTCTCACTTCA GCTGCAGAGTAACTCTATCAGCAACAAGGGGATGACAGCCTTAACAAAGGCACTGAGGTCAAACCGAGGTCTTCTCTCTCTGAA TTTAAGGGAGAACTCGATTGGAGTGGAAGGAGCAAAGAACATGGCATACGCCCTCCGTGAGAACCACTCTCTGCAGGACCTTGA CCTTACAGCCAACTTGTTGCATGATGAAGGGGTTCAAGCTATAGCTGGAGCAATCAAGTTAAATCAAGGCCTCATATCTTTGCA TCTTCAGTGGAATTTCATCAAGTCCTCTGCCACAAAAGCTCTGGCTGATGCGCTCGCCTCCAACACTGTAATGCAGCTCTTAGA TCTACAGGAGAATGCTATTGGGAATGAAGGAGTAATTTTTCTAGCTGAAGCCTTGAAGACCAATGCCTCGCTGCGTACATTATG TCTCCAGGGTGTCTCAGCAGGCACAAGTGGCGCCATTGCAATGGCTGACGCTCTTACAATGAACCAAACCCTGCAAACATTGGA TCTACGTGGGAACACTGTTGGGATGGAGGGAGCCAAGAAGTTGGCAAACGCTTTGAAAAGCAACAGAAGCCTCAAGTCTCTTAA CTTGCAGGAGAACTCTCTTGGTATGGATGGAGCCATATTCATTGCAACAGCTTTGAAAGGAAACCACCAATTAACATACATCAG TTTGCAGGGAAATGGCATTGGAGAATCTGGAGCAAAGGTCATATCTGATGCGATAACAGCCAACGCTCCGGGCTGTGTGGTCGACATCTGA